A window of the Halichoerus grypus chromosome 2, mHalGry1.hap1.1, whole genome shotgun sequence genome harbors these coding sequences:
- the SPINK14 gene encoding serine protease inhibitor Kazal-type 14: MVKYLLVFCSLLFFILIHWVLPAVSGRRQWWPPHGTVKVKCPYKKVDLSWFTGTVNPCPGLYQPICGTNFVTYENPCILCIESLKSRGKIRFQNDGKC; encoded by the exons ATGGTCAAATATCTTCTAGTATTCTGCTCTCTGTTGTTCTTCATCTTGATACATTGGGTGTTACCTGCTg TTTCAGGCCGTCGACAGTGGTGGCCACCACATGGAACTGTTAAG GTGAAATGTCCGTATAAGAAAGTAGACTTGAGTTGGTTCACTGGAACCGTGAACCCCTGCCCCGGTTTATATCAACCCATCTGTGGCACTAATTTTGTAACCTATGAAAACCCCTGCATCTTGTGTATTGAGAGCCT gaaatcTCGGGGGAAAATTAGAtttcaaaatgatggaaaatgttAG